A window of the Paenibacillus woosongensis genome harbors these coding sequences:
- the licT gene encoding BglG family transcription antiterminator LicT → MIIEKVLNNNVLLTKNAKGKEIIVMGRGISFNKVAGDTVDQEKVDKIFMMSTNELTAKLTELLDDIPESHLELVNEIVTHANEVLKTTLSDNIYLTLTDHIHFAVQRHEKGIAIKNAMLFEIQRFYKKEFQIGLDALQIIERSTGYALGEDEAGFIALHLVNSRMDGSEMKATMKMTEIVQNILNIVTYHYNIVLDDTSLNYSRFLTHLQYFAMRVLRKESHNSGEDFLYNQVKKTYAKAFECAGKINDYLQNTYEQSLSKDEYVYLTIHIQRVTERNSFEE, encoded by the coding sequence ATGATCATTGAGAAGGTCCTGAACAACAATGTTCTTCTAACTAAGAACGCAAAAGGCAAAGAGATCATTGTGATGGGAAGGGGCATTTCTTTTAATAAAGTGGCGGGAGATACCGTCGATCAGGAGAAAGTCGACAAAATATTCATGATGAGCACCAATGAGTTGACCGCCAAGCTTACAGAACTGCTCGATGACATCCCGGAATCTCACCTTGAACTGGTAAATGAAATTGTAACCCATGCCAATGAGGTGCTGAAAACGACACTTAGCGATAATATTTACTTGACGTTGACCGATCATATTCATTTTGCGGTTCAGCGGCATGAGAAGGGAATAGCCATTAAGAACGCTATGCTTTTCGAAATTCAGCGTTTCTATAAGAAGGAATTTCAAATCGGATTAGATGCGCTTCAAATTATTGAGCGGAGCACGGGCTATGCTCTCGGGGAAGATGAAGCGGGCTTCATCGCTCTTCACCTTGTGAATTCCCGCATGGACGGCAGTGAAATGAAAGCTACGATGAAAATGACCGAAATCGTCCAAAATATCCTCAATATCGTGACTTATCATTACAACATCGTTCTCGATGATACGTCGTTGAATTACTCAAGATTCCTAACGCATTTGCAGTATTTTGCGATGCGGGTATTGCGGAAGGAAAGTCACAACAGCGGAGAGGACTTTTTGTATAACCAGGTCAAGAAAACGTACGCGAAAGCATTTGAATGTGCGGGCAAGATAAATGATTATTTGCAAAACACTTATGAACAATCCTTAAGTAAGGACGAATATGTGTATCTGACGATTCATATTCAGCGAGTGACGGAACGCAACAGTTTTGAAGAATAG
- a CDS encoding EamA family transporter: MNMRTILFGWGFLLILMLLFSRVRVGWRHVKQLLLAGIPMISTSILYGYAVEQLPASLAVLLLFQFTWIGVILEAVMQRRFPSKGKLVSLVVLIAGTLLAGGVLEQSSGGWTLSGVIFGLLSAVSFALYIYLSGNIATDVPVLSRTFVMVSSALVLAMIFFTPSILFDGSIVNGLWKYGIPLGLLGIIVPVIFFAIAIPKVGSGLGTILSAAELPAAVIVSVTVLREHVSILQWIGIAVVLVGIAIPQMVSLLSKSHMKPADS, translated from the coding sequence ATGAACATGAGGACAATATTGTTTGGCTGGGGATTTTTACTCATCCTTATGTTATTGTTTTCACGTGTTCGGGTTGGATGGCGACATGTCAAACAGCTGCTGCTTGCGGGAATTCCGATGATTTCAACGAGCATTTTATATGGATATGCGGTAGAGCAGCTGCCTGCTTCACTGGCTGTACTCCTTCTGTTTCAATTCACCTGGATCGGCGTAATTTTGGAAGCGGTGATGCAGCGGAGATTCCCGAGCAAGGGCAAGCTGGTTTCGCTCGTTGTCCTGATCGCAGGCACGCTGCTGGCGGGCGGCGTACTCGAGCAAAGCAGCGGGGGCTGGACGCTGAGCGGCGTGATCTTTGGGCTGCTCTCGGCCGTATCCTTTGCTCTGTATATTTATTTAAGCGGAAATATCGCGACCGACGTTCCGGTGCTGTCCAGAACGTTCGTGATGGTCAGCAGCGCACTTGTGCTAGCGATGATCTTCTTTACGCCGTCTATCTTATTCGACGGATCTATCGTGAACGGACTGTGGAAATACGGCATACCCCTAGGATTGTTGGGCATCATCGTCCCGGTGATCTTTTTTGCCATAGCCATCCCGAAGGTTGGATCGGGGCTTGGAACGATTCTTAGCGCCGCGGAGCTGCCGGCCGCGGTAATTGTGTCCGTAACCGTGCTGCGTGAACATGTTTCGATTTTGCAGTGGATTGGAATTGCCGTCGTGCTTGTCGGCATTGCTATCCCGCAGATGGTCTCGCTGCTCTCGAAATCACATATGAAGCCTGCGGACTCCTAA
- a CDS encoding carboxylesterase/lipase family protein, whose translation MEYSLKGVFRYMKIIKRTIAATAIVGMLVSFFPEKELMAQPNLLNSAVNLEKLVQSGLIKGSGQGVNEQYWNTGATKIQGALLYLRLMGLDQEALSYAGDITFEDAKQAGKQLEPVVGYLKNHPYLGWIGSNDNRFEPQAPLTAEEYARILLKALRNEEGIDYATGSAVAFAVKNGITSLDGAKKLTNRQMAEAAAQALQSKLNHNNLTLEESLRLTQNSAKYMPGTLKQTKYGPIQGNLEAASMTYSWLGVPYAEKPVGELRWKAPQEPRPWTDTLNTQQFANSSLQLAGGKTIGNEDSLYLNIWRPATSSSNLPVMVFLHGGGNMTGSGKDFIGDQLARNTNSIIITVNYRLGALGFFKHEALVTGNPLDDSGNYGLLDALRALEWVQDNIAAFGGDPENVTLSGQSAGGRDVLALLISPLGEGLFQRAIAFSGGMTTSAPEDGEAKSNDVLIRLVMEDGKAASKEAAQAWIAQQKQEDLAKYLREQPADRLVELFGSTAIRMEPFPHLFRDGTVIPKEGFQAIKKGDYKKIPVMLGSMETEFSAFTFNDPYFSPAVSDGTIFTDSAKAEQYTAALKYGSELYAGFNAERIAEVLTMHADQPPVYAYRFAWGIQPGVISDKLRQLIGSTHGADMEFYTGHPTGIAAYFPEGYFSKENQPGRDELSKAMVAYLKYFLYNGLPNSGGLSSQVTWTPWNSEVGKAKILRLDASRTHADIEMSAEYFEGKEKVMERMKEEISEEAFKVLADNILDGRFFWEFD comes from the coding sequence ATGGAATATTCACTAAAGGGAGTGTTTCGTTATATGAAAATAATTAAGCGTACAATAGCAGCAACGGCCATAGTGGGGATGTTAGTATCCTTCTTTCCGGAAAAGGAGCTTATGGCGCAACCAAACTTGCTTAACTCCGCAGTAAATCTAGAAAAGTTGGTGCAATCAGGCTTAATTAAAGGTAGCGGCCAGGGAGTAAATGAGCAATACTGGAATACTGGAGCCACTAAGATCCAGGGCGCTCTCCTGTATCTCCGTTTGATGGGACTCGATCAAGAGGCACTAAGCTATGCGGGCGATATCACCTTTGAGGATGCAAAACAGGCAGGCAAACAGCTTGAGCCGGTGGTGGGTTACCTTAAGAATCATCCTTACCTAGGCTGGATCGGATCCAATGATAATCGCTTTGAGCCGCAAGCTCCACTTACAGCAGAAGAGTATGCCAGAATATTGCTGAAGGCCCTTCGTAATGAAGAAGGCATAGACTACGCAACCGGATCGGCGGTCGCTTTCGCCGTAAAAAATGGGATAACATCTCTAGATGGAGCCAAGAAGTTAACGAATCGTCAAATGGCCGAAGCTGCTGCCCAGGCGCTTCAGAGTAAGCTTAATCATAATAATCTAACTCTCGAAGAGAGCTTGAGACTTACGCAAAATAGTGCGAAATATATGCCGGGCACGCTAAAGCAAACCAAGTATGGCCCGATTCAAGGTAATCTGGAAGCCGCCAGCATGACGTATAGCTGGCTTGGAGTTCCCTACGCCGAGAAGCCTGTCGGCGAACTTCGCTGGAAGGCTCCACAAGAGCCTAGGCCATGGACAGATACACTCAATACGCAACAATTTGCTAACAGCAGTCTGCAACTGGCGGGAGGCAAGACGATTGGCAATGAGGATTCATTATATTTAAATATTTGGCGTCCGGCTACGTCCAGTTCGAATTTGCCCGTTATGGTCTTTCTTCATGGCGGAGGAAATATGACCGGATCCGGCAAAGACTTTATTGGTGATCAATTAGCGCGGAATACCAACAGCATTATTATTACGGTCAACTACAGGCTGGGAGCGCTTGGCTTCTTTAAACATGAAGCACTGGTTACTGGGAATCCACTTGATGATTCGGGCAACTATGGTCTGCTTGACGCTCTCCGTGCCCTTGAGTGGGTGCAGGATAATATCGCGGCATTTGGCGGTGACCCGGAAAATGTCACCTTATCTGGTCAATCTGCAGGAGGTAGAGATGTTCTAGCCCTATTGATATCACCGCTTGGCGAAGGCTTGTTCCAAAGAGCAATTGCCTTTAGTGGCGGGATGACAACATCCGCACCTGAGGACGGTGAAGCCAAGAGCAATGATGTGTTGATCCGCCTCGTGATGGAAGACGGTAAGGCTGCTTCCAAAGAAGCGGCACAAGCCTGGATTGCTCAACAGAAGCAAGAAGATTTAGCTAAATATTTGCGAGAGCAGCCAGCTGACCGGCTCGTGGAACTATTTGGATCTACCGCTATTCGTATGGAGCCGTTTCCTCATCTTTTCCGTGATGGAACAGTCATTCCGAAGGAAGGCTTTCAGGCGATCAAGAAGGGGGATTATAAAAAGATTCCGGTCATGTTGGGAAGCATGGAAACCGAATTCTCGGCTTTTACCTTCAACGATCCTTATTTTTCCCCTGCGGTTAGTGATGGTACTATTTTTACGGATTCAGCAAAGGCGGAGCAGTATACAGCCGCTCTAAAGTACGGAAGCGAGCTGTATGCGGGATTCAATGCTGAAAGAATCGCCGAGGTATTGACGATGCATGCCGACCAGCCTCCTGTATATGCCTATCGATTCGCTTGGGGAATTCAGCCGGGCGTTATTTCGGACAAACTTCGTCAATTAATTGGATCGACGCATGGAGCGGACATGGAGTTTTACACCGGCCATCCTACCGGCATAGCAGCTTATTTTCCAGAAGGCTATTTCAGTAAGGAGAATCAGCCTGGCCGAGATGAACTATCGAAGGCTATGGTTGCTTATTTGAAGTATTTTCTATATAATGGATTACCGAACAGTGGTGGATTATCTTCACAGGTCACATGGACACCATGGAATAGTGAAGTCGGTAAAGCTAAGATTTTGCGGTTGGATGCGAGCAGAACCCATGCAGACATTGAAATGTCAGCAGAATATTTTGAAGGCAAGGAAAAGGTTATGGAGCGGATGAAGGAAGAAATCTCGGAGGAAGCTTTCAAAGTTCTGGCGGACAACATATTGGATGGCCGGTTCTTCTGGGAGTTCGATTAG
- a CDS encoding sensor histidine kinase translates to MTYKQIKWMILFIPTITVGIWEYVRHQFLLPYISMDLGNWLTPVLVYLVSVTLLNRLFHMLERIQQELQTERTANAALEAREHLAKELHDGIAQSVFLLSVKVDRLEFTSDQAKYDKDIFQIRKTVHEVNRYVRQAIANLRYAATEETMVLQKETLSEKVKQIAEEVLVPIEVEWSIPDELLTPKEKVELLASIREAVVNIQKHAQATKGWIKGELAVNRVGWNAQIIDNGIGFKGDLNQLGDSYGLLIMQERAKEMNWEFRIFSENGYSVVELRHLEANMDRQPG, encoded by the coding sequence GTGACTTATAAACAAATCAAATGGATGATTCTGTTCATACCGACGATTACCGTGGGGATATGGGAGTATGTCCGTCATCAGTTCCTGCTCCCCTACATCTCTATGGATTTAGGCAATTGGCTGACTCCGGTTCTGGTATACCTTGTAAGCGTGACTTTGCTGAACAGGCTGTTTCATATGCTGGAGAGAATTCAGCAGGAGCTTCAGACGGAACGGACCGCCAATGCGGCGCTGGAAGCGAGAGAACACCTGGCCAAGGAGCTGCATGACGGCATTGCCCAGTCGGTATTCTTGTTATCTGTCAAGGTCGACCGACTGGAATTTACGTCAGATCAGGCCAAATACGACAAGGATATTTTTCAAATCCGCAAGACGGTGCATGAGGTGAACCGTTATGTGCGCCAGGCGATCGCCAATCTTAGGTATGCCGCTACAGAGGAAACGATGGTGCTGCAAAAGGAAACATTAAGTGAGAAGGTCAAGCAAATCGCCGAGGAGGTACTCGTTCCGATTGAGGTTGAGTGGAGTATTCCTGACGAGTTGCTGACCCCCAAAGAAAAGGTGGAGCTTCTGGCCAGTATCCGGGAAGCCGTTGTGAATATCCAGAAGCATGCCCAGGCTACAAAGGGATGGATCAAGGGGGAACTAGCCGTCAACCGGGTCGGATGGAATGCCCAGATTATAGATAACGGCATAGGCTTCAAGGGAGATCTGAATCAATTGGGAGACAGCTATGGCCTGCTCATCATGCAGGAAAGAGCGAAAGAAATGAACTGGGAATTCCGGATTTTCTCGGAAAATGGGTATTCGGTGGTGGAGCTTAGGCATCTAGAAGCAAACATGGATAGACAGCCCGGATAG
- a CDS encoding glycoside hydrolase family 1 protein, whose protein sequence is MTKSMKGFPEHFLWGGATAANQIEGAYNVDGKGLSSADMVAFVPKEQRTGGHAIEITSEQIERILAGKVEARFPKRHGIDFYHRYKEDIALFAEMGFKVFRISINWARIFPNGDDAEPNEAGLQFYDNVLDELHKYGIQPLVTLAHYETPLGLTQKYNGWAGREVISCFTKYAETVFRRYKDKVKYWLTFNEINMMPISPFTGGGVVIDRVENKLQTIYQALHHQFVASALATKLCHEIIPDAQIGCMLARMETYPYSCKPEDVLKAQHENQMNLFFTDVHARGEYPSYMDRFFEENNIVLHKEQGDDEILKQYTVDYISFSYYMSLTVSDEPETDRVEGNLFGGVKNPYLQASDWGWQIDPIGLRVTLNTMYDRYKKPLFIVENGLGAYDKVEEDGSIQDTYRIDYLRQHIAQMKEAIRDGVDLMGYTSWGPIDLISMSTSEMSKRYGFIYVDQDDDGNGTLQRSRKASFEWYKNVIATNGEEL, encoded by the coding sequence ATGACAAAAAGTATGAAGGGTTTTCCGGAGCATTTTCTATGGGGCGGCGCAACGGCGGCCAATCAAATTGAAGGAGCCTATAATGTAGACGGGAAAGGTCTGTCCAGCGCGGACATGGTCGCTTTTGTACCTAAAGAGCAGCGCACCGGTGGACATGCTATTGAAATCACCTCGGAGCAAATAGAGCGCATACTTGCTGGCAAAGTCGAGGCTCGGTTCCCAAAACGGCATGGCATCGATTTCTACCATCGCTATAAAGAAGATATCGCTTTGTTTGCAGAAATGGGCTTTAAGGTGTTCCGCATCTCGATTAATTGGGCACGTATTTTTCCGAACGGGGACGATGCCGAGCCGAATGAAGCAGGGTTGCAGTTCTATGACAACGTATTGGACGAGCTACACAAATACGGGATACAGCCGCTGGTGACGTTGGCTCACTATGAGACGCCGCTTGGCCTAACACAGAAATATAATGGCTGGGCAGGCCGTGAAGTGATCAGCTGCTTTACGAAATATGCGGAGACGGTATTTAGACGTTATAAAGATAAAGTGAAATACTGGCTGACGTTTAACGAAATCAATATGATGCCAATCAGTCCGTTTACGGGCGGCGGGGTTGTGATTGATCGTGTGGAGAACAAGCTGCAGACGATTTATCAGGCACTGCATCATCAATTCGTAGCTAGTGCCCTGGCTACAAAGCTATGCCATGAAATTATTCCGGATGCCCAAATCGGATGTATGCTGGCACGGATGGAAACCTACCCGTACTCCTGTAAACCGGAAGATGTTCTCAAAGCGCAGCATGAGAACCAGATGAACTTGTTCTTCACTGACGTGCATGCCCGGGGAGAATATCCTAGCTACATGGATCGTTTCTTTGAGGAGAATAATATCGTCTTGCACAAAGAGCAGGGTGACGATGAGATTCTTAAACAGTATACCGTTGACTATATCTCTTTTAGCTACTATATGAGTTTGACCGTTTCCGATGAGCCGGAAACAGATAGAGTGGAGGGGAATTTGTTTGGCGGAGTGAAGAACCCTTATCTGCAAGCATCTGACTGGGGCTGGCAAATCGATCCAATCGGTCTTCGTGTAACGTTAAATACGATGTACGATCGTTATAAGAAGCCGCTGTTCATCGTAGAGAATGGTCTAGGAGCTTATGATAAAGTGGAAGAAGATGGATCTATTCAGGACACGTACCGGATCGATTATCTAAGACAGCATATTGCCCAAATGAAAGAAGCGATTAGAGACGGTGTAGATTTGATGGGCTATACAAGCTGGGGGCCGATTGACCTCATCAGTATGTCCACGTCGGAAATGTCCAAACGCTATGGCTTCATTTATGTGGATCAGGACGATGATGGCAATGGGACTCTACAGCGGTCACGTAAAGCTTCCTTCGAGTGGTATAAGAATGTAATAGCTACAAATGGTGAAGAACTCTAG
- a CDS encoding beta-glucoside-specific PTS transporter subunit IIABC, whose amino-acid sequence MSNQDLSKQIIHYVGGESNVVSLVHCATRLRFKLKDQTKANKAVLEKTPGVITVVESAGQFQVVIGNNVDQVYKQIMKETNLEDTEKSGNDKEGSSSTVLGKAIDLISGIFSPLLGAFAGAGLLKGLLALFVELGWMDVATGTYMILNAAADSTFYFLPILLGFTSARKFQANPFVAVAVAGALVYPTMIAAFNEGAQIAFLGIPVTLASYTSSVIPIILAVWIQSYVEKLLRKIIHESVRNILVPLLVLVIVVPLTFMVFGPVGNTISQALAAGYTWIYNLSPLIAGVIAGAFWQVFVIFGVHWGFVPIMLNNVTTLGYDTMLPMLAAAVLSQAGAGLGVFLKSRNKQTKALAGSTTVAGIFGITEPVVYGITLKFKKPFIYACISGAVGGAIIGAGGGRGTEFALPSLLAIPTYIGTGFGATITGMVVAFVLAALLVLILGFKDEVEASSDVPSDSASGNKAAATAAGSLVEKEMIVSPLEGKILPLEQLPDEAFASGAMGKGIVIEPSFGRLTSPVNGTVTTVFPTGHAIGITSDEGAELLIHVGVNTVKLKGQYFDKQVKEGDRVKQGDLLLSFDVEQIRAAGFVTATPIIVTNSASYLDVLKTDNAEVKHGDYLLTVVI is encoded by the coding sequence ATGAGTAATCAGGATTTGTCCAAACAAATCATTCATTACGTTGGTGGGGAATCGAATGTGGTTTCCCTTGTACACTGTGCTACCAGGCTTAGATTTAAGTTAAAGGATCAGACCAAGGCCAATAAGGCCGTTTTGGAAAAAACGCCGGGTGTTATTACGGTTGTCGAGAGCGCTGGTCAGTTTCAAGTTGTTATTGGTAATAATGTAGACCAAGTATACAAGCAAATTATGAAAGAGACGAATCTGGAGGACACCGAGAAAAGCGGTAATGATAAGGAAGGTTCGAGCAGCACCGTACTCGGCAAAGCGATTGACTTGATCTCCGGAATCTTCTCCCCGCTGCTTGGAGCCTTTGCGGGCGCAGGATTGTTGAAAGGACTGCTGGCTCTGTTTGTCGAGCTCGGCTGGATGGATGTCGCGACAGGGACTTACATGATTTTGAACGCTGCTGCAGACAGTACGTTCTATTTCCTGCCGATTCTGCTGGGCTTCACTTCGGCACGTAAATTCCAGGCAAACCCGTTCGTTGCTGTAGCGGTCGCTGGTGCACTCGTCTATCCGACGATGATCGCCGCGTTTAACGAGGGCGCACAAATTGCGTTTTTAGGCATACCGGTTACGTTGGCCAGTTATACATCCAGCGTAATTCCTATCATATTGGCGGTTTGGATTCAATCGTATGTGGAGAAGCTCCTGCGAAAGATCATTCATGAGTCTGTTAGAAACATCTTGGTTCCTCTGTTGGTACTAGTCATTGTTGTGCCGCTGACCTTCATGGTTTTCGGCCCTGTCGGCAACACGATCAGCCAAGCTCTGGCTGCCGGTTATACCTGGATTTATAATTTGAGTCCCTTGATTGCTGGCGTAATTGCCGGAGCATTCTGGCAGGTATTCGTCATCTTCGGCGTACATTGGGGCTTCGTGCCGATTATGCTGAACAATGTTACAACATTAGGCTACGACACGATGCTTCCTATGCTTGCGGCAGCTGTGTTGTCACAGGCAGGTGCTGGTCTAGGCGTATTCTTAAAATCCAGAAACAAGCAGACAAAGGCTTTGGCAGGTTCCACCACGGTTGCGGGTATTTTCGGTATTACGGAGCCTGTAGTTTACGGGATTACACTTAAATTTAAGAAACCGTTCATTTATGCATGTATTTCCGGTGCGGTTGGCGGCGCGATTATTGGGGCTGGCGGGGGCAGGGGTACTGAATTTGCTCTACCGAGTCTGCTGGCAATTCCAACGTATATCGGCACGGGGTTTGGTGCAACAATTACGGGTATGGTGGTAGCATTTGTCCTGGCGGCATTGCTCGTATTAATCCTTGGATTTAAAGATGAAGTTGAAGCAAGCAGCGATGTTCCGAGCGATTCTGCCTCTGGTAACAAAGCTGCAGCAACCGCAGCGGGAAGTCTGGTAGAAAAGGAAATGATCGTTAGCCCGCTAGAGGGCAAGATTCTGCCTCTGGAACAACTGCCTGACGAGGCGTTCGCATCAGGAGCCATGGGCAAAGGAATCGTGATTGAGCCGTCATTTGGAAGACTGACATCGCCTGTCAATGGAACCGTGACGACGGTATTTCCAACCGGACATGCGATTGGCATTACGTCCGATGAAGGAGCCGAATTGCTTATTCATGTGGGGGTAAATACGGTGAAGCTAAAAGGACAGTACTTCGACAAACAGGTGAAGGAAGGCGATCGCGTCAAGCAAGGGGATTTGCTGCTTAGCTTCGATGTGGAGCAGATTAGGGCCGCAGGTTTCGTCACGGCAACTCCGATCATCGTCACGAATTCGGCTAGTTATTTGGACGTGCTGAAAACGGATAATGCCGAAGTGAAGCATGGCGACTATCTTTTAACCGTTGTAATTTAA
- a CDS encoding methyl-accepting chemotaxis protein, producing MATQSARNGIQEQITQSATESIKLVDSMINDLVQPKLHDADIFAKKLQGNLLGEDVFAGTRSSFEQYAELHPETSRIYYGTKEGKFLIVPDAQMNDFDPRERPWYEEAMKEPGKAVVSRPYISADDNKEITISVSMAATDGSGVFGIDLKLENIRETFSGIKVGKEGYAILLDGEQHYIVHPVHNAGEKAADSAEQKMYDSDYGEYTFVVDGEQKYMTYITNALTGWKIGGTIYLSEIDAAAKPIIYNTLLTGVICLLVGFVFIYLMIQSIIKPIRRLKEQAESVSEGDLTQVIQVKSNDEIGDLAAAFQVMQQKLRSLIGKVGEGAEQVARSSGELTSSSEQTAETSHHIAQAVQEIASGAERQTMGLEQNTSALDEIAQGVMLIAERTSAVAELAKHSSAQAEEGSRAVEQTGSQMGSIYQTVDQSSSKIRSLHERTREIGEITKLIGEIAGQTNLLALNAAIEAARAGEHGSGFAVVAGEVRKLAEQSATAALQITGLIEGIQQDAEESVQTMTQVTAEVEEGLNISVLTMQRLEQAMGGIRETTPQIAEIAATAQQISASVQQIVATANELAMIATGNASAAQEVAASSEEQLAAMEQISSSAVMLAEMAAELKQTIGHFKY from the coding sequence TTGGCCACACAGAGCGCTAGAAACGGAATTCAAGAGCAAATTACGCAGAGTGCCACCGAATCTATTAAGCTTGTTGATTCCATGATTAACGATCTCGTTCAGCCGAAACTGCACGATGCCGATATTTTCGCGAAGAAGTTGCAAGGAAACTTGCTTGGGGAGGATGTGTTTGCGGGTACACGATCTTCGTTTGAGCAATATGCTGAACTTCATCCTGAGACAAGCCGTATTTATTATGGAACGAAGGAAGGGAAGTTCCTGATTGTGCCCGATGCGCAAATGAACGACTTCGACCCGCGAGAAAGGCCTTGGTATGAAGAGGCAATGAAAGAGCCGGGAAAAGCTGTAGTGAGTCGTCCGTATATATCCGCTGATGATAATAAGGAAATTACAATTTCGGTATCTATGGCTGCAACAGATGGTTCAGGAGTTTTCGGAATCGACTTGAAGTTGGAAAATATAAGAGAGACCTTCAGCGGGATTAAAGTTGGAAAGGAAGGCTACGCTATACTTTTGGATGGTGAACAGCATTATATCGTTCATCCTGTCCATAACGCCGGAGAGAAAGCTGCAGATTCTGCAGAACAGAAAATGTATGACAGCGATTATGGCGAGTACACTTTTGTCGTCGACGGCGAGCAGAAATATATGACGTATATAACTAATGCGCTGACCGGATGGAAAATTGGGGGTACAATTTATTTATCCGAGATCGATGCAGCCGCGAAGCCCATCATTTATAACACGCTGCTTACCGGAGTTATTTGTCTTCTCGTAGGATTCGTTTTTATATATCTCATGATTCAGTCGATAATTAAGCCGATTCGCAGGTTGAAAGAGCAGGCCGAAAGCGTAAGTGAAGGGGATTTAACCCAGGTCATCCAGGTGAAGTCCAATGACGAAATTGGCGATTTGGCCGCGGCATTTCAAGTCATGCAGCAGAAGCTTCGAAGCTTGATTGGCAAGGTAGGGGAAGGAGCCGAGCAAGTTGCTCGCTCATCCGGCGAACTGACTTCAAGCTCTGAGCAGACCGCAGAAACAAGTCATCATATAGCACAAGCGGTGCAGGAAATAGCCAGCGGAGCCGAGCGTCAAACAATGGGGTTGGAGCAAAATACGTCGGCGCTTGATGAGATCGCGCAGGGAGTGATGCTGATTGCCGAGCGCACGAGCGCCGTTGCCGAATTAGCAAAACACTCATCGGCACAAGCGGAGGAAGGCAGCCGTGCGGTTGAGCAGACAGGCAGCCAAATGGGCTCTATTTATCAAACAGTTGATCAGTCCAGCAGTAAGATCCGCTCGCTGCATGAGCGCACGCGTGAAATCGGCGAGATTACGAAGCTGATTGGGGAAATAGCCGGCCAGACGAATCTGCTGGCCTTGAATGCAGCCATTGAAGCGGCGCGCGCTGGTGAGCACGGCAGCGGCTTTGCGGTTGTGGCTGGCGAGGTACGCAAGCTGGCGGAGCAATCGGCAACGGCCGCATTGCAAATCACGGGGCTCATCGAAGGCATTCAGCAGGATGCCGAGGAATCTGTACAGACGATGACCCAGGTGACGGCAGAGGTCGAAGAAGGGCTCAACATATCTGTCCTCACAATGCAGCGTCTTGAACAGGCTATGGGCGGTATCCGCGAGACGACGCCGCAGATCGCCGAAATTGCCGCGACCGCGCAGCAAATTTCAGCGAGCGTCCAGCAGATTGTGGCGACGGCAAATGAGCTGGCAATGATCGCTACCGGCAATGCCTCAGCCGCGCAGGAGGTTGCCGCATCCTCCGAGGAGCAGCTGGCAGCGATGGAGCAGATCTCCTCGTCCGCGGTTATGCTTGCGGAGATGGCAGCCGAATTGAAGCAGACGATCGGGCATTTCAAATACTAG